The following coding sequences lie in one Arachis ipaensis cultivar K30076 chromosome B05, Araip1.1, whole genome shotgun sequence genomic window:
- the LOC107644315 gene encoding zinc finger protein CONSTANS-LIKE 16 has translation MKGSSSGALGAKTARACDSCLRVRARWFCAADDAFLCHGCDNLVHSANQLASRHERVRLQTSSSSAKIITTAWHSGFTRKARTPRHHNKSTFLMQQQQDAEKEEEAVFNNYHGSVFLDPVVPDLGSEDIYESEEQILCRVPVFHPFDDDSVLCSVHNNEVVEDEMMKKKKKKMKKMNNDDGEEGEGEVPCTFGLENFSDLADVENLLHIEDDSTMIKVKDELQQVTNDDDDCNLESILDWNIDTSDQSMMMAVVEHDQEEEENNNNCSNKVEIIKKEKFLRLNYEEVISAWASQGSPWTTGNPPKFNFDDCWPHYMGSSGGVDNNVEWCHGEEVRNMRWHQIGGVDDGGREARVSRYREKRRTRLFAKKIRYEVRKLNAEKRPRMKGRFVKRTSSSSSSFVEGAITTT, from the exons ATGAAAGGTTCAAGTAGTGGTGCATTGGGAGCAAAAACAGCAAGAGCGTGTGATAGCTGCCTAAGAGTAAGAGCAAGGTGGTTCTGTGCGGCAGATGATGCTTTCCTCTGCCATGGCTGCGATAACTTGGTTCACTCGGCCAACCAGTTAGCCAGCCGCCATGAAAGGGTTAGGCTCCAAACTTCATCTTCCTCCGCCAAGATAATAACAACTGCATGGCATAGTGGCTTCACGCGCAAGGCAAGAACCCCGCGTCATCACAACAAGAGCACTTTCTTGATGCAGCAGCAACAAGATgctgagaaagaagaagaagcggtTTTCAATAACTACCACGGTTCCGTGTTTCTAGATCCTGTTGTGCCAGATCTTGGAAGCGAAGATATTTATGAGAGTGAGGAGCAGATTCTGTGCCGCGTGCCGGTGTTTCACCCGTTTGATGATGATTCTGTGCTTTGTAGTGTGCACAATAATGAAGTAGTGGAGGATGaaatgatgaagaagaaaaagaagaagatgaagaagatgaacaATGATGATGGTGAAGAAGGAGAAGGTGAAGTACCGTGCACGTTTGGATTGGAGAATTTCTCTGATCTTGCTGATGTAGAAAACTTGCTCCATATTGAGGATGATTCAACCATGATTAAGGTTAAGGATGAATTACAACAAGTtactaatgatgatgatgattgtaaTCTGGAGTCCATTCTTGATTGGAATATTGACACATCAGATCAATCAATGATGATGGCAGTAGTAGAACATGATCAAGAAGAGgaggaaaataataataattgtagtaataaagtggaaataataaagaaagagaaGTTTTTGAGGCTAAATTATGAAGAGGTTATTTCTGCTTGGGCAAGTCAAGGATCTCCATGGACTACAGgaaatccacctaagttcaactTTGATGATTGTTGGCCCCATTACATG GGTTCAAGTGGTGGCGTGGATAATAATGTTGAATGGTGTCATGGGGAGGAAGTAAGAAACATGAGATGGCATCAAATAGGGGGAGTTGATGATGGGGGGAGAGAAGCAAGAGTATCAAGGTACCGAGAAAAGAGAAGAACGCGTTTGTTTGCAAAGAAGATAAGGTATGAAGTGAGGAAGCTCAATGCTGAGAAGAGACCAAGAATGAAGGGTCGTTTTGTGAAGAGgacatcttcatcatcatcatcctttgTTGAAGGAGCCATTACTACTACTTAA
- the LOC107641226 gene encoding proteoglycan 4-like has translation MRKKVIHQKPLHEKFLKLPAKSKPTTHSQDQTFTPSPSPPTSPPCTDPMARTKTTPRYPSSAKLMPPPKDPPSKPSTSKEKHPATQEPAPKPSQLKTRSVPTRPQRGHDIILNNETISDSLKYTDVGACAYTSDNRKKGPTRSERVVLDDDDDDYEPEDTTPPSTTSTSASIGYKSVLYGVVKDVVQEFISQSNHLIAMSKEQRKLATKHENFLRKFRDRVVVFLKFIDNLQEDDNATTDPEEEAGSEEDSSDV, from the exons ATGAGGAAGAAAGTCATTCATCAAAAACCTCTTCATGAAAAGTTTCTCAAGCTTCCAGCAAAATCGAAACCCACCACTCATTCACAAGACCAGACCTTCactccttctccctctcctcctacctctcctccaTGCACTGACCCTATGGCGCGGACCAAGACCACACCTAGATACCCTTCATCTGCCAAATTGATGCCACCACCAAAGGATCCTCCTTCCAAGCCTAGTACATCGAAGGAGAAGCATCCTGCTACTCAGGAACCTGCGCCTAAGCCATCTCAGCTTAAGACTAGGTCTGTTCCCACTCGTCCTCAGAGAG GCCATGACATAATTCTGAATAATGAAACCATCAGTGATTCTCTGAAATACACTGATGTTGGTGCATGTGCCTATACATCTGATAA CAGAAAAAAGGGACCCACTCGTTCTGAAAGGGtggttcttgatgatgatgatgatgactatgaACCAGAAGACACTACTCCTCCTTCTACCACGAGTACTTCAGCCTCCATTGGATACAAATCTGTCCTATATGGAGTGGTTAAGGATGTGGTGCAAGAGTTTATCTCTCAGTCAAACCATCTTATTGCTATGAGTAAGGAGCAAAGGAAACTAGCCACCAAGCATGAGAACTTCCTCAGAAAATTCAGAGATAGAGTGGTAGTTTTCTTGAAATTTATTGATAATCTCCAAGAGGATGACAATGCTACCACTGATCCTGAAGAAGAAGCTGGTTCTGAAGAGGATAGTTCCGATGTCTGA
- the LOC107642107 gene encoding carbon catabolite repressor protein 4 homolog 5, producing the protein MARRNDRLPPPENPNTDYRLKRRRPHRSGPSDAHFKRRRLAPKSDTSTGTHKSHRLNRFQAFSSSSQNRRKKRRVGKSGGSSSRGACSRRWIFSSADCSNFNDKVTIVSYNILGVENASKHLDLYANTPRSFLEWERRKRLIFEEINTYNASVLCFQVF; encoded by the exons ATGGCCAGACGCAACGACAGACTTCCTCCACCGGAAAATCCAAACACCGATTACCGGTTAAAGCGGAGAAGACCTCATCGTTCGGGACCATCAGATGCTCACTTTAAACGGCGCCGGTTGGCGCCGAAGTCGGATACTTCGACCGGAACCCACAAATctcaccggttgaaccggtttcaaGCCTTTAGTTCTTCGTCCCAAAATcgtagaaagaagagaagagttgGAAAATCCGGCGGCAGCAGCAGCCGCGGAGCGTGTTCCCGAAGATGGATTTTTTCTTCTGCAGATTGTTCCAACTTCAATG ATAAGGTTACTATAGTTTCATACAACATACTCGGTGTTGAAAATGCGTCAAAGCATCTGGATTTATATGCGAATACTCCACGTAGTTTCTTGGAGTGGGAGAGGCGGAAAAGGCTCATATTTGAAGAGATCAATACCTACAATGCAAGCGTGTTGTGTTTCCAGGTATTTTGA